In one Dermatophilaceae bacterium Sec6.4 genomic region, the following are encoded:
- a CDS encoding D-2-hydroxyacid dehydrogenase produces the protein MPGTRPVVVIATPLEADLVARISAVDDRLQVRYDPHLLPAPRFICDHRGIASFDRTRQQEGRWSAMLAEADVLFGIPGDSPQGLTDAVRNSGRLRWVQATAGGAGEQVRAAGLSVEEQERVLITRAGVHAVPLAEFAMFGLLSFTKGIPRLLQDQQAKRWDHYPVPELAGGTVLIVGFGAVGAQVARLAKAFGMRVIAVNRTGRTDSPDVDLARTSRFLGDLLPVSHGVVLTLPLTDETRGMIDAKAIARMHSGAVLVNIGRGGVIDEAALVQALQQGKLAGAALDVFATEPLPDDSPLWTLPNVLLSPHTAGLSVRENERIVDLFAENLRRYLAGNELLDRVHPTLLY, from the coding sequence ATGCCGGGTACCCGTCCAGTTGTCGTGATTGCTACGCCACTCGAGGCTGATCTGGTCGCGCGTATCTCAGCGGTCGATGACCGGCTACAGGTGCGCTACGACCCGCATCTGCTCCCGGCACCACGGTTCATCTGTGATCACCGCGGCATCGCGTCATTTGACCGCACCCGCCAGCAGGAAGGCCGTTGGAGCGCGATGCTCGCTGAGGCCGATGTTCTCTTCGGTATCCCCGGCGACTCGCCGCAGGGCCTGACGGATGCGGTGCGAAACAGCGGGCGGCTGCGGTGGGTCCAGGCGACGGCGGGCGGCGCCGGCGAGCAAGTGCGAGCCGCCGGCTTGAGCGTCGAAGAGCAGGAGCGGGTGCTGATCACCCGCGCTGGGGTGCACGCCGTCCCGCTGGCCGAGTTCGCGATGTTCGGGCTGCTTTCGTTCACCAAGGGCATACCGCGCCTCCTACAAGATCAACAGGCGAAACGGTGGGATCACTACCCGGTGCCCGAGCTGGCCGGCGGCACCGTGCTGATCGTCGGTTTCGGGGCGGTAGGGGCGCAGGTAGCGCGGTTGGCCAAGGCGTTCGGCATGCGGGTCATCGCTGTAAATCGCACTGGTCGGACGGATTCACCGGACGTGGACCTGGCCCGCACGTCGCGATTTTTGGGGGATCTGTTGCCGGTGTCGCATGGCGTCGTCCTCACTCTGCCGCTGACCGACGAGACACGCGGAATGATCGATGCGAAGGCGATTGCCCGGATGCATTCGGGAGCCGTGCTCGTCAACATCGGTCGTGGCGGCGTTATCGACGAGGCGGCGCTGGTCCAAGCCCTGCAGCAAGGGAAGTTGGCCGGTGCGGCACTGGACGTTTTCGCCACCGAACCACTGCCGGACGACAGCCCGCTGTGGACCCTGCCCAACGTGCTGCTCAGCCCGCACACTGCCGGGCTCTCAGTGCGAGAGAACGAGCGGATCGTTGACCTGTTCGCCGAGAATCTACGTCGTTACCTCGCCGGAAACGAGCTGCTCGATCGAGTGCATCCCACCCTGCTCTACTGA
- a CDS encoding PRC-barrel domain-containing protein: MTDDEIATFHSLGRRGRTIDGIVGAVPGRMVQEKDHAEIGRVTDLLVDDREQKVRFVVVEHSGFLGMGTSRTLLPIEPSP; this comes from the coding sequence ATGACCGACGACGAGATTGCGACCTTCCACTCGCTGGGTCGCCGGGGCAGGACGATCGACGGCATAGTCGGCGCCGTCCCCGGTCGCATGGTGCAAGAGAAGGACCACGCTGAAATTGGGAGGGTCACCGATCTACTGGTCGACGACCGAGAGCAGAAAGTCCGTTTCGTGGTGGTCGAGCACTCTGGATTCCTCGGCATGGGCACATCTAGAACGCTGCTACCCATCGAACCATCACCATGA
- a CDS encoding cation transporter, protein MSTTDVSTVHTILRAEGFSCPSCVSKIEKKVSRVTGVTAVKVGYASARIEIDHDPEVVSVEELVAVVAKAGYKSVPAAY, encoded by the coding sequence ATGAGCACCACTGATGTCTCCACCGTTCACACCATTTTGCGAGCAGAGGGCTTTTCGTGTCCTTCCTGCGTATCGAAGATCGAGAAGAAGGTCAGCCGAGTCACGGGCGTCACCGCGGTGAAGGTGGGCTACGCGTCGGCTCGGATAGAGATCGACCATGACCCAGAGGTCGTAAGCGTCGAAGAGCTTGTGGCAGTGGTGGCCAAGGCCGGCTACAAGTCCGTACCCGCCGCGTACTGA
- a CDS encoding cation-translocating P-type ATPase, which translates to MFVRLRSTAQNAWFTTTAAGLGIIAALVAQHVLSLVTTGRALMVAAALIGGTPIAVRAGRFLLDRTVGIELLVAVAFIGAIIIGQFWEAAAVTFLFALGGALETATLARTRRALGELLDMAPSVAVVLRGGQQVEVPVTQVVVGEAVVVKNGAKVPVDGEVCEGHAALDESTITGESMPVEKGPGARVFAGTVSMGGLITVQAVGIGADTTLARVIHRVEDAQDEKAPTEQFIDRFSRWYTPGIIALALIMGLVTRDVVLALTLLVIGCPGALVISIPVSIVAGIGRAARTGILIKGGEYLETTAKITAVALDKTGTLTVGRPRLTDLVVTGAHSKDELLHWAAVAEIGSEHPLAASVLDAAREAGSPTPQLPVRVVSHPGKGIEAHTDSHRVLVGTLALLADFDVDPGSRATEVLADLAEGGRTPMVVALDCVTLGVIAVADQLRPDAAAMVTALHRNGVDRIVMLTGDDARVARAVGGATGIDDIRAGLLPEAKLDAVRALQDEGYVVAMVGDGVNDSPALATADVGVAMGAAGSDVAMETADLALMSDNMLHLPDAIRLARLTVRNMRQNLVIALVTVALLLAGVLAGGVTMAIGMFVHEASVLVVILNAMRLLRVPRADHETPPDSRIHRDSQPQSLTTGGRA; encoded by the coding sequence ATGTTCGTTCGATTGCGTAGTACAGCGCAGAACGCGTGGTTCACCACCACGGCCGCAGGGCTGGGCATCATCGCGGCCCTTGTCGCCCAGCATGTTCTCAGCCTGGTCACGACAGGTCGGGCCCTGATGGTGGCCGCGGCTCTGATCGGCGGAACACCCATCGCTGTCCGCGCGGGCCGGTTCCTGTTGGACCGCACCGTCGGGATCGAACTTCTCGTCGCGGTCGCGTTCATCGGGGCTATCATCATCGGCCAGTTCTGGGAAGCCGCCGCGGTGACCTTCCTGTTTGCGCTCGGTGGCGCATTGGAGACGGCGACCCTGGCCCGGACCCGGCGGGCGCTGGGGGAGCTGCTGGACATGGCGCCCTCGGTCGCGGTGGTCCTGCGCGGGGGTCAGCAGGTGGAGGTCCCCGTCACCCAGGTCGTCGTGGGTGAGGCGGTCGTGGTCAAGAACGGCGCCAAGGTCCCAGTCGACGGCGAGGTGTGCGAGGGGCACGCAGCGCTGGACGAGTCAACGATCACCGGCGAGTCGATGCCGGTGGAGAAGGGACCGGGAGCGAGGGTCTTCGCCGGCACAGTGAGCATGGGTGGCCTCATCACAGTCCAAGCCGTCGGGATCGGCGCAGACACCACCCTGGCTCGGGTGATCCACCGCGTGGAGGACGCCCAGGACGAGAAGGCACCCACCGAACAGTTCATCGACCGGTTCTCGCGCTGGTACACCCCTGGCATCATCGCGTTGGCACTGATCATGGGTCTGGTCACCCGCGACGTCGTGCTCGCGTTGACGTTGCTGGTGATCGGATGCCCCGGGGCCCTGGTCATCTCCATCCCGGTGTCCATCGTCGCCGGTATCGGGCGCGCGGCGCGCACCGGAATTCTGATCAAGGGTGGGGAATACCTAGAGACCACGGCCAAGATCACCGCCGTGGCCCTGGACAAGACCGGCACCCTGACGGTGGGCCGCCCCCGGCTGACTGACCTGGTTGTCACGGGCGCTCACAGCAAGGACGAGCTCCTTCACTGGGCGGCGGTGGCCGAGATTGGCTCAGAACACCCGTTGGCTGCCTCCGTGCTCGACGCGGCACGCGAGGCCGGCTCGCCCACCCCGCAACTTCCTGTACGAGTCGTCTCCCACCCGGGGAAGGGCATCGAAGCCCACACCGACAGTCACCGGGTGCTGGTCGGGACGCTGGCCCTGCTGGCGGACTTCGACGTCGACCCTGGGTCACGCGCCACCGAGGTGCTCGCCGATCTCGCTGAAGGTGGGCGCACCCCCATGGTGGTGGCGCTTGACTGCGTGACTCTCGGGGTGATTGCCGTCGCTGACCAGCTGCGCCCCGACGCCGCTGCCATGGTTACCGCGCTACACCGCAACGGGGTTGACCGGATCGTGATGTTGACCGGCGACGATGCACGGGTAGCCCGCGCAGTGGGCGGGGCCACCGGCATCGACGACATTCGCGCCGGCCTGCTACCGGAGGCCAAGCTCGATGCAGTACGTGCGCTGCAGGACGAGGGGTATGTCGTCGCGATGGTCGGCGACGGGGTCAACGACTCTCCCGCGCTGGCCACCGCGGACGTCGGGGTCGCTATGGGGGCCGCGGGCAGCGACGTCGCCATGGAAACTGCTGACCTGGCCCTGATGAGCGACAACATGCTGCACCTGCCCGATGCGATCCGGTTGGCCCGCCTGACGGTGCGCAACATGCGCCAGAACCTGGTCATCGCTCTGGTCACTGTTGCCCTGCTGCTCGCCGGTGTTCTCGCCGGCGGGGTCACGATGGCCATCGGAATGTTCGTCCATGAGGCCTCTGTGCTGGTCGTCATCCTGAACGCTATGCGGCTGCTGCGCGTCCCCAGGGCAGATCACGAAACCCCGCCCGATTCCCGCATTCACCGCGACAGCCAACCGCAGTCCCTCACCACAGGAGGAAGAGCATGA
- a CDS encoding cupin domain-containing protein, with amino-acid sequence MSNADSYTISDNIKHFTIAAVAADNHDFRRVLWTGEHAQIVVMTIPPGGQIGNEVHPHTDQVLTFVSGTGEADLAGETHQIDQGDQCCVPAGTEHNFRNTGQQPLVLYTIYSPPEHSVDAVHPTKADADDAEETGGEPSRRPAPKLHNTRTALS; translated from the coding sequence ATGAGCAACGCCGACAGCTACACCATCAGCGACAACATCAAACACTTCACTATCGCGGCAGTTGCTGCCGACAATCACGACTTTCGTCGTGTGTTGTGGACTGGCGAACACGCCCAGATCGTCGTCATGACGATTCCGCCCGGCGGGCAGATCGGGAACGAGGTCCATCCGCACACCGACCAGGTGCTTACCTTCGTCAGCGGCACTGGCGAGGCAGACCTGGCTGGCGAAACCCATCAGATTGACCAGGGCGACCAGTGCTGTGTGCCGGCCGGCACCGAGCACAACTTTCGCAACACCGGTCAGCAACCACTGGTGCTTTACACGATCTACAGCCCGCCCGAGCACAGCGTTGACGCCGTACACCCCACCAAGGCTGACGCTGACGATGCCGAGGAGACGGGCGGGGAGCCCAGCCGACGACCCGCACCCAAGCTCCACAACACGAGGACAGCGCTCTCATGA
- a CDS encoding WhiB family transcriptional regulator → MDWRDQAACRDEDPELFFPIGTTGPAVQQVEDAKAVCRRCPVIGPCLEFAMETGQDEGIWGATTKDERRALKRQRAGSSGQSLSSTARDGVDLVPAAPT, encoded by the coding sequence GTGGACTGGCGCGATCAAGCAGCCTGCCGCGACGAGGACCCCGAACTGTTCTTTCCCATCGGCACCACCGGGCCAGCCGTGCAGCAGGTCGAGGACGCCAAGGCCGTGTGCCGTCGATGCCCAGTGATCGGTCCCTGCCTGGAGTTCGCGATGGAGACTGGTCAGGACGAGGGGATCTGGGGTGCAACCACCAAAGATGAACGACGTGCGCTCAAGAGGCAGCGCGCGGGCTCATCGGGTCAGTCTCTGTCATCGACGGCGCGGGATGGTGTCGACCTTGTCCCAGCCGCGCCGACGTGA
- the narI gene encoding respiratory nitrate reductase subunit gamma, protein MMNSTLDTFLWLIFPYICLTIFVLGHIGRYRYDKFGWTSRSSQMYEDRILRWANPMFHFGILAVFLGHVMGLGIPKSWTDAVGISNGMYHFMAVSVGAVAGIFTIVGFIGLLYRRRFTKAVLGATTKMDKLMYLMLAAVILTGLINTGSGAFGEYNYREGVSIWFRSIFYFDPHPALMVGAPLSFQLHGILAISLFAVWPFTRLVHVFTAPLSYLFRPYILYRSRDDHEGSRSRRRGWDKVDTIPRRR, encoded by the coding sequence ATGATGAACAGCACACTGGACACGTTTCTGTGGCTGATCTTCCCCTACATCTGCCTGACCATCTTCGTCCTGGGCCACATCGGGCGATACCGCTACGACAAGTTCGGGTGGACCTCACGCTCAAGTCAGATGTATGAAGACCGCATTCTGCGGTGGGCCAACCCGATGTTCCATTTCGGCATCTTGGCCGTGTTTCTCGGTCATGTAATGGGTCTGGGCATCCCGAAGAGCTGGACCGATGCCGTCGGCATCTCCAACGGCATGTATCACTTCATGGCGGTCTCCGTAGGTGCGGTGGCCGGCATCTTCACCATCGTGGGATTTATCGGGCTGCTCTATCGGCGCCGGTTCACCAAGGCCGTGCTGGGAGCAACGACCAAGATGGACAAGTTGATGTATCTCATGCTCGCCGCCGTGATCCTGACGGGTCTGATCAACACTGGCTCAGGCGCCTTCGGGGAATACAACTATCGCGAAGGCGTCTCCATCTGGTTCCGCAGCATCTTCTACTTCGACCCGCACCCCGCACTGATGGTCGGCGCACCGCTGAGCTTCCAACTTCACGGCATCCTGGCCATCTCGTTGTTCGCCGTGTGGCCCTTCACCCGCCTGGTGCATGTCTTTACCGCCCCATTGAGCTACCTCTTCCGGCCCTACATCCTGTACCGCAGCCGTGATGATCATGAAGGCTCCCGCTCACGTCGGCGCGGCTGGGACAAGGTCGACACCATCCCGCGCCGTCGATGA
- the narJ gene encoding nitrate reductase molybdenum cofactor assembly chaperone yields MTPRVPALKYSADQLARAWQSASLLMDYPGARLFERLDLLSEVAASLPAELGAGLQSTIDHLRRQSLWDSRSDYVDTFDTRRRGCLFLTYFSNGETRKRGLALLRIKQVYTKAGLVLTEDQLPDHLCVVLEFAATTDQQAGLKIILDNRAGLELLRLHLVEIGSPWKGALESVCATLPALKGKDHEAVERLIAEGPEDEQVGLNPYGMPDLAPMPGGG; encoded by the coding sequence ATGACACCGCGCGTTCCCGCTCTGAAGTATTCGGCGGACCAGTTGGCCCGCGCCTGGCAATCCGCCTCCCTCTTGATGGATTACCCCGGCGCGCGACTCTTCGAACGCCTCGATCTTCTCAGCGAGGTCGCAGCCTCCCTGCCGGCCGAACTCGGCGCAGGCCTGCAGTCAACGATCGACCACCTTCGACGCCAGTCACTGTGGGATTCGCGCAGCGACTATGTCGACACCTTCGACACCCGCCGCCGCGGTTGCCTCTTCCTGACCTATTTCTCCAACGGCGAAACGCGCAAGCGAGGTCTGGCCCTGCTACGGATCAAACAGGTTTACACCAAAGCCGGGCTCGTCCTGACCGAAGATCAACTCCCTGACCACCTGTGCGTCGTGCTGGAGTTCGCTGCTACAACCGATCAACAGGCCGGCCTCAAAATCATTCTGGACAACCGTGCGGGCCTGGAACTGCTGCGCCTGCACCTCGTCGAGATCGGCTCACCGTGGAAGGGAGCGCTGGAATCAGTCTGCGCAACCCTGCCGGCGTTGAAGGGCAAAGATCACGAAGCCGTAGAACGGTTGATCGCCGAAGGACCCGAAGATGAACAAGTTGGGCTCAACCCCTACGGAATGCCGGACCTGGCGCCGATGCCCGGGGGCGGATGA
- the narH gene encoding nitrate reductase subunit beta — protein sequence MKVMAQMAMVMNLDKCIGCHTCSVTCKQVWTNKSGSEHVWFNNVETRPGQGYPKTYENQEKWKGGWTLNKRGKLKLKAGGRLKNLATIFANPNLPGINDYYEPWTYDYENLTTAPAQEHMPVARPKSLLTGQNTKIKWSSNWDDDLAGSVEHGHKDPIVGKIGDKVKFEYEQAFMFYLPRICEHCLNPACVAACPTGAIYKREEDGIVLVDQDRCRGWRQCVSGCPYKKMYFNHKTGKVEKCTFCYPRIEVGQPTICSETCVGRLRYLGLMFYDQDRVMQAATTPEEHGLYEAQRDVFLDPKDPEVIREARLAGIPEDWITAAQRSPIWALINEYKVALPLHPEYRTMPMVWYIPPLSPVVDAVSETGEDGERKDNLFNAIDRLRIPIEYLAGLFTAGDTAPVDKVLRKLAAMRSYMRDINMGWETNESIPASVGMTGQEIKDMYRLLAIAKYEERYVIPPAHYEDAHKLENVATECSLNVDGGPGMGGMDGSMGGSFGTDPATGSPTASTSDGHGRPEGVRINLLNWNGQGTPNGLFPTSETASGSPSQSGDQL from the coding sequence ATGAAGGTCATGGCTCAGATGGCCATGGTGATGAACCTGGACAAGTGCATCGGTTGCCATACCTGTTCGGTCACCTGCAAGCAGGTGTGGACCAACAAGTCCGGATCCGAACATGTCTGGTTCAACAATGTGGAGACACGACCTGGGCAGGGTTACCCGAAAACCTATGAAAACCAGGAAAAATGGAAAGGTGGATGGACGCTCAACAAGCGCGGAAAACTGAAGCTCAAAGCTGGTGGTCGCTTGAAGAACCTCGCCACCATCTTCGCGAACCCGAACCTTCCCGGCATCAACGACTACTACGAGCCATGGACCTACGACTACGAAAACCTCACAACGGCCCCGGCTCAGGAACACATGCCGGTAGCGCGTCCTAAATCGCTCTTGACCGGCCAGAACACCAAAATCAAATGGTCCTCGAACTGGGACGACGACCTCGCCGGCTCGGTCGAGCACGGCCACAAAGACCCGATAGTCGGAAAGATCGGCGACAAGGTCAAGTTCGAGTATGAGCAGGCATTCATGTTCTACCTGCCGCGGATTTGTGAACATTGCCTGAACCCGGCATGTGTAGCCGCGTGCCCCACGGGGGCCATCTACAAACGCGAAGAAGACGGCATCGTCCTGGTCGACCAGGACCGCTGCCGCGGTTGGCGACAGTGCGTCAGCGGATGCCCGTACAAGAAGATGTACTTCAATCACAAAACCGGCAAAGTCGAGAAGTGCACCTTCTGCTATCCGCGTATCGAGGTCGGCCAGCCCACGATCTGCTCCGAAACCTGCGTGGGACGGTTGCGGTACCTCGGGTTGATGTTCTACGACCAGGACCGTGTCATGCAGGCTGCGACCACCCCTGAGGAGCACGGTCTCTACGAAGCGCAGCGAGATGTGTTCCTGGACCCCAAAGACCCAGAGGTGATCCGCGAGGCACGACTCGCAGGCATCCCCGAAGACTGGATCACGGCCGCCCAACGCTCACCGATCTGGGCGCTGATCAACGAGTACAAGGTCGCTCTGCCGCTGCATCCGGAATATCGCACCATGCCGATGGTCTGGTACATCCCGCCGCTGTCACCGGTCGTAGACGCCGTCAGCGAGACCGGCGAGGACGGGGAGCGTAAGGACAATCTGTTCAACGCGATCGACCGTCTCAGGATCCCGATCGAATACCTTGCGGGACTCTTCACCGCTGGCGACACTGCGCCGGTCGACAAGGTGCTGCGCAAACTGGCCGCGATGCGTTCCTACATGCGCGACATCAACATGGGCTGGGAGACGAACGAGTCCATCCCAGCATCCGTGGGTATGACCGGGCAAGAAATCAAAGACATGTACCGGCTACTCGCGATCGCTAAATACGAAGAGCGCTATGTCATCCCACCAGCACATTACGAAGATGCCCACAAGCTGGAGAATGTTGCGACCGAGTGCTCACTGAACGTCGACGGCGGGCCCGGCATGGGCGGCATGGACGGCTCGATGGGTGGATCGTTCGGCACCGACCCCGCCACGGGAAGCCCCACCGCGAGCACATCTGACGGTCACGGACGACCCGAAGGGGTGCGGATCAATCTGCTCAACTGGAACGGGCAGGGCACCCCCAATGGGCTTTTCCCCACCTCCGAAACGGCGTCCGGATCGCCGAGCCAATCCGGAGACCAGCTATGA